tatgGTCTTTTCACCAGGGTAATACTCATTTTATGCGGAAAATACCAGCTGGAGCCGAGGCGAGCAACATTCTCGTAGGAGAAGTCgattttttagataaaacgCTGTCAGCCTTTATTCGGCTAAGCCAGGCGGGAATAATGGGTGACTTAACGGAAGTTCCTGTGCCAACAAGATTTATATTTGTCCTGCTCGGACCTACGGTAAGATTCGTTTGAAATCTAGACAAAAGCACTTTGTCGATGAGTAAAGCGATTTCAGTTGGAATATCAATCGTAGCGTGCATCGCTAACAGAGCATCAATTGTGTGTACCTATCGGGCAGATGTGAATTCTCGGGTAACTCGATGAAAAGCTCCTTTCGCGTAATTAACGTTTTAACGAAGCAATTGTCTACTCTGATTGCCTGGACTATCCTCGATCTCGAGAGAGCGATATACAAACCGATTTTTACCTAGCTTCGGCGAGAGCTTGATTTTTTCCAATGATTTgtcgcgttttttttttttttcttttttttcatcggCGAACGTTTTATCTTTAGTTTATCGACCACAATGAATCTTCAGATGACTGAAGCGATCCATTTCGATCCATTAGACTAGATGAAACGACTTCGAAGCATGCCTTGTGCACAATTCTAATACTTTATcttcaatacatttttctttgtgTTGCAAGCTTTCGCCAATCTTTGCTAGAGAATCAGTAAATTAATCTACTTAATCTCGACATAATGAACGGATTCGTTTCTTTAATCGATCACTTACCgatgtttcattttaaatcTATCTTAAGGAAGCATTCTGCTCGAAGTGAAATCTatgaaataatgtataactAATGGtcattttctaataatatttatatctatataatgaTTTCAAAGGGGTGGTAAACGTGTTGACATCTACCGATCATCAAACAGGTCAAGCCAGTATTTATAAACAGTTGCACGTAATGGGAATAGGTTCATTTAGATGGGGATGATTGATCAGAATTGAATTCATAATTCTAAAACTTTATAAAACTTCtcagaatattaatttattcgctACAGTCTAAGATTATTCATTGTTAGCACGTATACAAATCTATgacaacaaatataaataacggAATAAATACAGCTATAAAACAAGCTCGAAGTGTTTCGTTCATCGGTACTGATTCAATTCGTTAGATGGTCATGTTGAAATGGTctgtcaaaaatatttaaaaataaaattcaaagtacAGAATCaccataaatatattatccatGTATgcaatgtattttatgtataatcgTTGGAATATTACGAATACGTATGAAATACAgcgagaagaaaatttgtacacTCATCGTAATAGGTTCACGCTACACAAGTTGTCATGCCAGGATCACGTTTTACATAAACAATCGTACGTCCAAATGCTTGTATACTAAAAATGCTACTTCtaattctacgttataacatattttacacATTATTGCACTGTCTGTAGgtttaatattttgtgatTTTATATTCACGGATTTTGTACACTCTCTTTCACGGATTCTCTTTTGCTTGCAATACCCTGAATATCATTATCTTGAGAACTCGATTGTGGATTGTTTTATGTTTCTTCCTTCCCCTCTATTTCTACGTTTGTAGactgtatgtatgtatatacgtgaTTATAATCTGTCGCTGATATTTAAATCCTACTACTACATCTGATACCATGTACTTTATCTAAACATTGTGACAGTGTCAGAAGTGGGGACAGGCGGAGTAAACTGAGTTATCTCTTGCCCTCTCCCTCTCGTAACATTCTGGCAATCAACTTCTCAACTCCCTATCATATCTTCTTAAATaatgtttgtaaaataaaacagcGATAGGTGAATTGGTTGAGGCTTGGATTCCTAACCGAAAGGCTTCAGTGTTTCGAATCCTCGACtttccattaattttcaaCCTACGACACCTTCTGCAGCTCTTCGCAATCTACTCGTACTTGGTACACTGTGTTTATTGCAGTGTGCGGTCCTCTAATGGTTCGGAATACTTAGGATGATCATCCACCTGTGGTGGGTGTTTGGTGCTAGAGTTTCTCCGCATATCTCCTCCAACTGTTtaatgaaaagtaaaagagCACACAAAATTGGGTAGATTCATCTGCATTGTGTCTTTTCTCCCATTTTCCAAAGGAACACGCTACTACCATTGGCATCTCTTCATTTtctgaagaaattaaaaatcaaataaaataggGTAAATTCATGTGCATTGTTTTCTGACATAAATCTTATAAGTATGTGCAGTTAACTTCTGCACATAAAGAAAATGGAGAGATACCAatggtttattttttttgaGGGACATGCCAAGTAGTTTCTAACTTAGAATCTATTCTCTGTTTTTTTCTTAACATTTATTCTCAGTTACCACTCTTTGTTCTTTACAAAGATCATCTTGTGTTTCCCAATCTTGTAAACTATCTCTTTTAAAATCTGCACCTGCTAAGTGTTCCTTTGTTTGTGGCATAGATTTTGGCCATGTTGCAAATGCATGTGGTCTAGCATTGTAACCAGCATATCCAGGATATACTGGTTCCTTAGTCCTTCCCAGACTTAAACAGCAAAGTTTAGCTGTGATTGATGGTTCTAATTCCATTGAAAAGTTATGGTTATCAGGACTAGATgtaagtaattatttataagtatATCTCTACAGTTATACGTATATCTCTACTTCTTGGTAATGGCGGTATAACTATTGGATCCACTCCAATTAGTACATTAGCACaattaaatttgcaaataaagaCCTTCTATCCAATACCATATCTTTGCTTGACATTCGAAACATGTCACTTTATCGCATTCGCTTATGTAATAGAATCCTACAGCTGCAAATTTTCTAGGTCCAATGTATGGTATATGCCAATTTTCAAAACTCTGAAACCTTGCTGCTTCAAAACTGTAATCAATATTATCTATTTCTTCGCTCGAATGTTGCAGCAACTGGCGatgataaatatacatttgcttGCAGGTTTGAAGTTTGAAACGTTTCCCAAATCTGGCGTTTTATGATACAAATCATCTTATTCGAGTTATTGTTAAAAGTATCTTCAAAcctatttacaaaaaattaaaatattaattgtaatcgagccaattttatcaaaatattattaacttataaTCGTTTCTTCTACAGTAAACAATAAGTATCTTCCATAgtttcagtttcattttattaatggtAAAGTTTACTTTCAATCCCATATAATAGAATTGCGCAACGTATGAAATGTGCATATTTCAATAGATGCTGCGTTGAATGTGTAGTCGTGCTCTACATTTATGGAACATATCACCcgtatttgataaaaaagaaggaataaGAAGAGCTCTAAATTCGCTAGATGATTGCAATGTCGTTATGATTCGCGAATGACGGAGTATCACGAAATTTTCTTAACACATAACGTTGAAATGACACAGCCTACGCATCGCACGCGAACGAGAACTTCCGACaacttcctctttctctcgatTCTTGGTTGTTTCGTGCGTAATAAGTTCGTTTATTGGTATCTGGCATTCCTTCTCTATCTATCCTGAACTTCCACGATTACTTTGTTACGATACACTTTGTTTTCGTCGTAGGGAGGAATCACAGGTTTCCACGAGATTGGCCGTGCCATGGCTACGCTGATGTCCGACGAGGTCTTCCACGACGTGGCGTACAAGGCCAAGAACAGAAATCATCTACTTGCAGGAATCGACGAGTTCTTAGACGCTGTTACGGTTCTACCGCCAGGAGAATGGGACCCTGCGATCAGAATAGAACCGCCTGCCGCTATTCCTTCGCAGGTAAAATATACACGAGGAATCATTCGCAAAtcgagaattttatattttcataatcaaCCATATCGATCGATTTGCTCAGGATGTAAGGAAGCGAccgaaagaagagaaaccgAAGGAAGACCCAGACGACGAAGCAGACGAGCAAAAGTTGAGGGAAGAATCCGGTCTCTCGAGAACTGGCAGACTTTTCGGTGGCTTGATAAACGACATAAAGAGAAAAGtgccattttatttttctgacTTCAAGGACGCGTTAGCTCTTCAATGCGTAGCCTCTTTTATCTTCCTGTATTTTGCCTGCCTCTCGCCTATAATTACATTCGGTGGTTTGCTGAGCGAAGCCACAGGAAAAAATATGGCCGCCATGGAGTCGCTCGTTTCCGGTTTCGTTTGCGGCATCGGATATGGATTTTTCTCTGGTCAACCCCTCACCATTCTCGGTTCCACCGGCCCGGTTTTAGTCTTCGAGACGATAGTCTACGAATTTTGCAAGTGAGTAGATTCTTACGACGTAAGAAGTTTCGTggataacgtaaaagtatatcgttatgttcGTAGGAAATCAGATTGGAACTACATGTCGTTCCGCTTCTGGATCGGCTCGTGGATAACACTGATTCTGATAATCCTCGTGGCGATCGACGCTAGCGCTTTCGTGTGCTACATCACGCGGTTCACGGAGGAGAACTTCGCCACTCTGATCGCGTTTATCTTCATTTACAAGGTACGTGACCGATACTCCCATCTCTAACAGCAGGAAAAGTAAGTTTCACTCGCAAAGAATCCGCCTTCGTTACCTACGTGAATCTTAATTGCGCAACAATGTCCTTCTGCTGCGATACGGGTTAATTGGATATGGTGTAACTGTGTGTGCTTCGCGAAACGCACCATCAGCGAAATCACCGGCATCTGGGTCACGAATCGCGGTGTACGCGTCTAATCGAAGCGTTTTAAGCGGGCTTCGAAACCGTGGGCCGAAAGTTCGATCGACCTCGATCTTGACTAGAGAGTGGCAACGACAATCGAACGTTCTTAAGCTTCAATTTAATTCGTCAGCTTTTAATCGAGAATATTCGAATAGAAAATCAACTAAAGATTCACGTGTTTCAGGCCATCGAAAACGTATTGTCCATCGGCAAAAAGTATCCTATAAATACTCATGCGAACGAATCGTTCAACTACGAGTGTTGGTGCAAGCCGCCGAATGGCAGTCTACCGTCTAGCTACGACAACATTAATTGGACGGCTTTCGATCAAAAAACATGCCAGGTTAGTTGAACGTCCACATCGAACTACTCGTTAGCCGAAATTACAAACTGCAGCGGCGCCTTGATCATAAGACTGACTCGATACAGCGTTATATCACTGATGAGAATGTCGTTAACTTTCTTTCAGAGTTACAACGGCACGCTGGTGGGCGATGGTTGCAACCCACCGCACTACACACCCGATGTGTTCCTCATGTCAATTATACTATTCATGGGCACATTCTTGCTATCCATCGAGCTCAAAGATTTCAAGAACGCTCTCTTCTTTCCATCAAAGGTAGTATTACATCGATCGTCGTTAGTCGCGTGGAAATCACCGTAAAAGTCGGTAAAAGCTACCGATCAAAGTCTCATTAATCGCGCGTACCATACAGGTCAGACAGGTTGTCAGTGATTTTGCGGTGATCATCGCGATTTTTTCGATGAGCACGCTCGACCATTTCGTGAATATTCCGACGCCCAAGCTCGAAGTACCGGAGGAATTCAAGCCGACGTTGGCCGGTCGAGGATGGATGATCTGGCCTTTTCAAAACAATCCATGGTGGAGCGCCATCGTCGCGTGTCTACCAGCTCTCTTAGGCACTATACTGATTTTTATGGATCAACAAATTACAGCCGTGATAGTCAATAGGAAAGAGAACAAATTAAAGGCAAGCGTCTATTCCTCGTTTGAAAAGCGATCGAAACGTTTCCCGAAAGGCATCGATAAAGTGTATCGTTCGTGTTTAGAAAGGATGCGGCTATCATTTGGATCTGTTCGTCCTTGCGATCCTGATAGAAATTTGCTCGGTGATGGGACTGCCCTGGTTCGTCGCGGCAACGGTGCTCTCGATCAATCACGTGAATTCGTTGAAGCTGGAATCGGAATGTGCCGCGCCAGGTGAAAAACCGCAGTTCCTCGGTGTCCGCGAACAGCGTGTTAcacacattttaatttttttgatgATCGGCTGCTCGGTTCTGCTCACGCCAATGCTGAGACACATACCGATGCCGGTGCTGTTTGGAGTTTTCCTCTACATGGGAGTTGCTTCGTTGAAGGGACTTCAATTTTTCGACAGGATATTAATCATGCTGATGCCGGTTAAATACCAACCTGACTATATGTTCCTTCGGCAGGTAAAATAATTAGCAACTAATGATTCGCACGTTGCTCAGAAAGGATCAGATCTTTCATAATTCACTAATCGCAAACTGTTGTAGGTACCATTGAAACGCGTTCATCTGTTTACAACGATACAGTTGACTTGCTTAGCCTGCTTGTGGATTATCAAATCTTTCAGCAGCACCTCCATCCTGTTTCCTTTGATGGTTAGTCGTTTatcaaatgataataaatcaAGATAACATCGTTTCTCaaacaaatgatattttatacagttgGTGGTGATGATTGGGATACGAAAGTCCTTAGACTTGTTCTTCACTCAACGCGAGTTGAAGATCTTGGACGACGTAATGCCGGAACCAAGCAGGAAACACGCCGAAGATCTACGACAACTGGAGAGCGGCGAGGTTAGCACCGTGAGACGAGTACTAAATATCATCATTGGTCGTAAATAGCACAAAAAAAGTGATCGCGTGGCGAATATTTGCCCCGTGGTCACGGTAACTGTCGGCGATTACGATGAACCCGCGTTTTGCCGAAAACGCAGCGAACGGCGCGATATATTAACGAACGATCGTTTGCACGTGGTCTAAATTTTGCTGCACGTGTTCTAGCAAGCAGTCCTCCTCGACGTCGTTTTATCGCTGTCCTCGTTAATATCTATTCGATCgaagcaataataataataataataataataatttgtcattAAACGTGCCTGAATAACGAGAATGGCTCGCAccaaaattaaagaaaacaaaaaatgtattcAGTGGTTTCGTAAACGTTTTCGACCAAAGTAATTTTCGCACAACTGTGCGTGCCAAAATACTCCGACCAGTATTAATTACATGTAATAGTTGTTTCTTCGAATAATATCTAGCATTTTGGACACGACTGTTTTAAAACATAGATAAATTTGTTATCGTAGTTGAATTACATAGATTTGTAGGTAATTGCATATTTACTAAAAGTATTCCATCGAAAGATTCGTAAACACGATAATAGTAACATTGCTTACCTTTTGTCGGCctacgaaattttattaaaacgcgGACGaatcttctttttgtttttttaattgaatttacgAAACATCGTTATCAGTTCGTGACAACACACGCAAAACTATAACGATGCCAGTGTTTCGACAAGCATTTGACACACATGTATCCGCTCGATGTATCGTCGAACACAGATTGCCTACCTTAACATATGAAAATACATTATTGTTTAAGAACACACACAAATCTCTATGTAATCCTAATTCTTCCTTACGAAACATTTACCGACACGTTTGACACACAGTACACGAGTCAAACACGCTCCGTTTGCATGAAATCCTAAGTTCCCGACACGTGTACAATACCAGACTACACATCAGATCAGATGGACCTTCAGCATCGAACAGAAACCTTCCCTCGCTGTTTTCGCGTATAGTATCCGTCTTTTTAtcagatatatattatttccaaGCACAAGGTCTAAACACCGTAACTTAAATACGCAGTTAAGGAGACACACGCGTTTTTTTGTGAGGtaaaaagagggagagaaaaaggtaaaaagaTAAAGTTCTCTCAGAAAATCGGACAATCAGGGAAAAGTCGATGTGGAAATGAAAGAATGCCAGAGACATAAAGGTACCAGTGGTCGTCGAATCCTGCGGCTGTCATCGGTACGTGACCATAAGCGCACGTCCATAGTTCCTCGGCCTCGAGAATAATTGTAACATTTGTATCTACCTTCCTGCTGAAGATCACACCTTTATTACGCTGAACTTCAGACGTCGTGCACTGCGATGTAACAAATTTGATCACGATCGCGATCGCGGTAACGATGGCATAGACTCCGTCCATCGTTCCAGCGATTCGTTCTATCGATACTGTCATTCTGGTATCATTAATAAGCAGCAAAACGATCGAGGTGATTCGACTCTGCACGAGTCACGAAGGCTACTTTTCCATGCGATACCTGCTCGTTCTCAGCCGAATGCAAGTTTCATTTtctgtcttttttcttttttccttttccagcTCGGACGATGCTAACCGAAATACCGCTTTCCTTTTATACCCAAATCCACCGTTCTTCGAGGTCTGTGGAGTACGGTAGTGCCGAGAGTTTTGCCGAGTTCAATGCATGGCTtggtttattttcttttcctagACCAACGAGAATCAAGCGCAAAGCTAAGTTTACGATTTGTCCCTTAGGAACAGAACGAGTCTATGGGATACGGACCGTCGGGAAACATACAGATTTCGTTAGCGAACGGCAACATTATGAAGATCCCAATGGCGAGCATCAATATCAGCGAAGAGGTGAATAAAACTGGGATTTGGCAACAAGTGAACGAAGGCAACGAGAAAACGAAACAAGTGAAACTTATCAAGTACGTGTAGTCGATTAGGATGTAGATAGAGTAACGACGTGAAAACGACGTTGTTAACTTGGCTGGGTTTTAGCGCGGGAAAGCAGAAGAAGCactcgaagaaagaaaacctG
Above is a genomic segment from Bombus pascuorum chromosome 9, iyBomPasc1.1, whole genome shotgun sequence containing:
- the LOC132910785 gene encoding electroneutral sodium bicarbonate exchanger 1 isoform X10, producing the protein MQRTMDPEEISDSYDSSPWMQPGIGGGGGAAHVGGTGDDEAPKDPGVRITHQSYTEKDFEGHRAHTVYVGVHLPGERRHRRHHKHHHSQRQLGTSSTDKENVDNDRPRQLLMTRRSRLSNICDPDGEMILTPPAQRVQFILGEEVGDDAHESHPLFSEMEELVKDGDEMEWKETARWIKFEEDVEEGGNRWSKPHVATLSLHALFELRSLLLNGTVMLDMEAASLEQIADLVLDNMINKGSLPIEAREKVREALLVRHRHQHERRKDNNMSRLPIIRSLAEIGRNHSSSKNEFGIPHVVGFTAWFAMCQLKVEESNSAPAIAGATSHGSGPALNAGSRFLAIPGNPGQEPGTNGMDRSPSSVSISRNHSSSALENGDANHKGNTHFMRKIPAGAEASNILVGEVDFLDKTLSAFIRLSQAGIMGDLTEVPVPTRFIFVLLGPTGGITGFHEIGRAMATLMSDEVFHDVAYKAKNRNHLLAGIDEFLDAVTVLPPGEWDPAIRIEPPAAIPSQDVRKRPKEEKPKEDPDDEADEQKLREESGLSRTGRLFGGLINDIKRKVPFYFSDFKDALALQCVASFIFLYFACLSPIITFGGLLSEATGKNMAAMESLVSGFVCGIGYGFFSGQPLTILGSTGPVLVFETIVYEFCKKSDWNYMSFRFWIGSWITLILIILVAIDASAFVCYITRFTEENFATLIAFIFIYKAIENVLSIGKKYPINTHANESFNYECWCKPPNGSLPSSYDNINWTAFDQKTCQSYNGTLVGDGCNPPHYTPDVFLMSIILFMGTFLLSIELKDFKNALFFPSKVRQVVSDFAVIIAIFSMSTLDHFVNIPTPKLEVPEEFKPTLAGRGWMIWPFQNNPWWSAIVACLPALLGTILIFMDQQITAVIVNRKENKLKKGCGYHLDLFVLAILIEICSVMGLPWFVAATVLSINHVNSLKLESECAAPGEKPQFLGVREQRVTHILIFLMIGCSVLLTPMLRHIPMPVLFGVFLYMGVASLKGLQFFDRILIMLMPVKYQPDYMFLRQVPLKRVHLFTTIQLTCLACLWIIKSFSSTSILFPLMLVVMIGIRKSLDLFFTQRELKILDDVMPEPSRKHAEDLRQLESGEEQNESMGYGPSGNIQISLANGNIMKIPMASINISEEVNKTGIWQQVNEGNEKTKQVKLINAGKQKKHSKKENLLMADETTRLTTMTEEDEDDSGISIKVDLIRSKESISPLTINGTTSAETSV
- the LOC132910785 gene encoding electroneutral sodium bicarbonate exchanger 1 isoform X14, producing MQRTMDPEEISDSYDSSPWMQPGIGGGGGAAHVGGTGDDEAPKDPGVRITHQSYTEKDFEGHRAHTVYVGVHLPGERRHRRHHKHHHSQRQLGTSSTDKENVDNDRPRQLLMTRRSRLSNICDPDGEMILTPPAQRVQFILGEEVGDDAHESHPLFSEMEELVKDGDEMEWKETARWIKFEEDVEEGGNRWSKPHVATLSLHALFELRSLLLNGTVMLDMEAASLEQIADLVLDNMINKGSLPIEAREKVREALLVRHRHQHERRKDNNMSRLPIIRSLAEIGRNHSSSKSQEPGTNGMDRSPSSVSISRNHSSSALENGDANHKGNTHFMRKIPAGAEASNILVGEVDFLDKTLSAFIRLSQAGIMGDLTEVPVPTRFIFVLLGPTGGITGFHEIGRAMATLMSDEVFHDVAYKAKNRNHLLAGIDEFLDAVTVLPPGEWDPAIRIEPPAAIPSQDVRKRPKEEKPKEDPDDEADEQKLREESGLSRTGRLFGGLINDIKRKVPFYFSDFKDALALQCVASFIFLYFACLSPIITFGGLLSEATGKNMAAMESLVSGFVCGIGYGFFSGQPLTILGSTGPVLVFETIVYEFCKKSDWNYMSFRFWIGSWITLILIILVAIDASAFVCYITRFTEENFATLIAFIFIYKAIENVLSIGKKYPINTHANESFNYECWCKPPNGSLPSSYDNINWTAFDQKTCQSYNGTLVGDGCNPPHYTPDVFLMSIILFMGTFLLSIELKDFKNALFFPSKVRQVVSDFAVIIAIFSMSTLDHFVNIPTPKLEVPEEFKPTLAGRGWMIWPFQNNPWWSAIVACLPALLGTILIFMDQQITAVIVNRKENKLKKGCGYHLDLFVLAILIEICSVMGLPWFVAATVLSINHVNSLKLESECAAPGEKPQFLGVREQRVTHILIFLMIGCSVLLTPMLRHIPMPVLFGVFLYMGVASLKGLQFFDRILIMLMPVKYQPDYMFLRQVPLKRVHLFTTIQLTCLACLWIIKSFSSTSILFPLMLVVMIGIRKSLDLFFTQRELKILDDVMPEPSRKHAEDLRQLESGEEQNESMGYGPSGNIQISLANGNIMKIPMASINISEEVNKTGIWQQVNEGNEKTKQVKLINAGKQKKHSKKENLLMADETTRLTTMTEEDEDDSGISIKVDLIRSKESISPLTINGTTSAETSV
- the LOC132910785 gene encoding electrogenic sodium bicarbonate cotransporter 1 isoform X7 → MQRTMDPEEISDSYDSSPWMQPGIGGGGGAAHVGGTGDDEAPKDPGVRITHQSYTEKDFEGHRAHTVYVGVHLPGERRHRRHHKHHHSQRQLGTSSTDKENVDNDRPITPPAQRVQFILGEEVGDDAHESHPLFSEMEELVKDGDEMEWKETARWIKFEEDVEEGGNRWSKPHVATLSLHALFELRSLLLNGTVMLDMEAASLEQIADLVLDNMINKGSLPIEAREKVREALLVRHRHQHERRKDNNMSRLPIIRSLAEIGRNHSSSKNSDCTCGLHALLTSDLQERRDARDAYAPSVARSSSCPNSNTALLSKEAKDLKGPYLLVPVEESNSAPAIAGATSHGSGPALNAGSRFLAIPGNPGQEPGTNGMDRSPSSVSISRNHSSSALENGDANHKGNTHFMRKIPAGAEASNILVGEVDFLDKTLSAFIRLSQAGIMGDLTEVPVPTRFIFVLLGPTGGITGFHEIGRAMATLMSDEVFHDVAYKAKNRNHLLAGIDEFLDAVTVLPPGEWDPAIRIEPPAAIPSQDVRKRPKEEKPKEDPDDEADEQKLREESGLSRTGRLFGGLINDIKRKVPFYFSDFKDALALQCVASFIFLYFACLSPIITFGGLLSEATGKNMAAMESLVSGFVCGIGYGFFSGQPLTILGSTGPVLVFETIVYEFCKKSDWNYMSFRFWIGSWITLILIILVAIDASAFVCYITRFTEENFATLIAFIFIYKAIENVLSIGKKYPINTHANESFNYECWCKPPNGSLPSSYDNINWTAFDQKTCQSYNGTLVGDGCNPPHYTPDVFLMSIILFMGTFLLSIELKDFKNALFFPSKVRQVVSDFAVIIAIFSMSTLDHFVNIPTPKLEVPEEFKPTLAGRGWMIWPFQNNPWWSAIVACLPALLGTILIFMDQQITAVIVNRKENKLKKGCGYHLDLFVLAILIEICSVMGLPWFVAATVLSINHVNSLKLESECAAPGEKPQFLGVREQRVTHILIFLMIGCSVLLTPMLRHIPMPVLFGVFLYMGVASLKGLQFFDRILIMLMPVKYQPDYMFLRQVPLKRVHLFTTIQLTCLACLWIIKSFSSTSILFPLMLVVMIGIRKSLDLFFTQRELKILDDVMPEPSRKHAEDLRQLESGEEQNESMGYGPSGNIQISLANGNIMKIPMASINISEEVNKTGIWQQVNEGNEKTKQVKLINAGKQKKHSKKENLLMADETTRLTTMTEEDEDDSGISIKVDLIRSKESISPLTINGTTSAETSV
- the LOC132910785 gene encoding sodium-driven chloride bicarbonate exchanger isoform X15; the encoded protein is MQRTMDPEEISDSYDSSPWMQPGIGGGGGAAHVGGTGDDEAPKDPGVRITHQSYTEKDFEGHRAHTVYVGVHLPGERRHRRHHKHHHSQRQLGTSSTDKENVDNDRPRQLLMTRRSRLSNICDPDGEMILTPPAQRVQFILGEEVGDDAHESHPLFSEMEELVKDGDEMEWKETARWIKFEEDVEEGGNRWSKPHVATLSLHALFELRSLLLNGTVMLDMEAASLEQIADLVLDNMINKGSLPIEAREKVREALLVRHRHQHERRKDNNMSRLPIIRSLAEIGRNHSSSKNSDCTCGLHALLTSDLQERRDARDAYAPSVARSSSCPNSNTALLSKEAKDLKGPYLLVPVEESNSAPAIAGATSHGSGPALNAGSRFLAIPGNPGQEPGTNGMDRSPSSVSISRNHSSSALENGDANHKGNTHFMRKIPAGAEASNILVGEVDFLDKTLSAFIRLSQAGIMGDLTEVPVPTRFIFVLLGPTGGITGFHEIGRAMATLMSDEVFHDVAYKAKNRNHLLAGIDEFLDAVTVLPPGEWDPAIRIEPPAAIPSQDVRKRPKEEKPKEDPDDEADEQKLREESGLSRTGRLFGGLINDIKRKVPFYFSDFKDALALQCVASFIFLYFACLSPIITFGGLLSEATGKNMAAMESLVSGFVCGIGYGFFSGQPLTILGSTGPVLVFETIVYEFCKKSDWNYMSFRFWIGSWITLILIILVAIDASAFVCYITRFTEENFATLIAFIFIYKAIENVLSIGKKYPINTHANESFNYECWCKPPNGSLPSSYDNINWTAFDQKTCQSYNGTLVGDGCNPPHYTPDVFLMSIILFMGTFLLSIELKDFKNALFFPSKVRQVVSDFAVIIAIFSMSTLDHFVNIPTPKLEVPEEFKPTLAGRGWMIWPFQNNPWWSAIVACLPALLGTILIFMDQQITAVIVNRKENKLKKGCGYHLDLFVLAILIEICSVMGLPWFVAATVLSINHVNSLKLESECAAPGEKPQFLGVREQRVTHILIFLMIGCSVLLTPMLRHIPMPVLFGVFLYMGVASLKGLQFFDRILIMLMPVKYQPDYMFLRQVPLKRVHLFTTIQLTCLACLWIIKSFSSTSILFPLMLVVMIGIRKSLDLFFTQRELKILDDVMPEPSRKHAEDLRQLESGEVDLIRSKESISPLTINGTTSAETSV
- the LOC132910785 gene encoding electrogenic sodium bicarbonate cotransporter 1 isoform X2, giving the protein MQRTMDPEEISDSYDSSPWMQPGIGGGGGAAHVGGTGDDEAPKDPGVRITHQSYTEKDFEGHRAHTVYVGVHLPGERRHRRHHKHHHSQRQLGTSSTDKENVDNDRPRQLLMTRRSRLSNICDPDGEMILTPPAQRVQFILGEEVGDDAHESHPLFSEMEELVKDGDEMEWKETARWIKFEEDVEEGGNRWSKPHVATLSLHALFELRSLLLNGTVMLDMEAASLEQIADLVLDNMINKGSLPIEAREKVREALLVRHRHQHERRKDNNMSRLPIIRSLAEIGRNHSSSKNSDCTCGLHALLTSDLQERRDARDAYAPSVARSSSCPNSNTALLSKEAKDLKGPYLLVPVEESNSAPAIAGATSHGSGPALNAGSRFLAIPGQEPGTNGMDRSPSSVSISRNHSSSALENGDANHKGNTHFMRKIPAGAEASNILVGEVDFLDKTLSAFIRLSQAGIMGDLTEVPVPTRFIFVLLGPTGGITGFHEIGRAMATLMSDEVFHDVAYKAKNRNHLLAGIDEFLDAVTVLPPGEWDPAIRIEPPAAIPSQDVRKRPKEEKPKEDPDDEADEQKLREESGLSRTGRLFGGLINDIKRKVPFYFSDFKDALALQCVASFIFLYFACLSPIITFGGLLSEATGKNMAAMESLVSGFVCGIGYGFFSGQPLTILGSTGPVLVFETIVYEFCKKSDWNYMSFRFWIGSWITLILIILVAIDASAFVCYITRFTEENFATLIAFIFIYKAIENVLSIGKKYPINTHANESFNYECWCKPPNGSLPSSYDNINWTAFDQKTCQSYNGTLVGDGCNPPHYTPDVFLMSIILFMGTFLLSIELKDFKNALFFPSKVRQVVSDFAVIIAIFSMSTLDHFVNIPTPKLEVPEEFKPTLAGRGWMIWPFQNNPWWSAIVACLPALLGTILIFMDQQITAVIVNRKENKLKKGCGYHLDLFVLAILIEICSVMGLPWFVAATVLSINHVNSLKLESECAAPGEKPQFLGVREQRVTHILIFLMIGCSVLLTPMLRHIPMPVLFGVFLYMGVASLKGLQFFDRILIMLMPVKYQPDYMFLRQVPLKRVHLFTTIQLTCLACLWIIKSFSSTSILFPLMLVVMIGIRKSLDLFFTQRELKILDDVMPEPSRKHAEDLRQLESGEEQNESMGYGPSGNIQISLANGNIMKIPMASINISEEVNKTGIWQQVNEGNEKTKQVKLINAGKQKKHSKKENLLMADETTRLTTMTEEDEDDSGISIKVDLIRSKESISPLTINGTTSAETSV